From the genome of Nocardia sp. NBC_01503, one region includes:
- a CDS encoding MFS transporter produces MAEVSGRETIGSAAGRGPVLAWGLWDWGGAAFNAVILTFVFSVYLTDKVGEDLPGGVSASAWLGWALGLAGLVVALTAPVSGQFFDATAKRKLSLGVLTSITVMLMAAMFFVHKDYHYLWLGLVLLGIGSATFELSHVPYNSMLRQVSTPGTVGRVSGFGWAMGYFGGIMLLLIVYFGFISGKGDYRGLLGVPIDDGLNIRLVALVAAVWFAAFAVPLFLFVPELPRTTADPGADTRKITDAYRVLWRDVRELWRDDRRAVGFLFASAVFRDGLAGVFTFGAVLAVRVYGIADSDVLLFGIAANVVAALGAITAGRFDDRIGPKPVIVVSLAAMIVCGLALLVVSGPLMFWIFGLLLTVFVGPAQSSARTFLVRLTKPGREGQMFGLYATTGRAVSFLAPILFGFFVWAFGSERAGIIGIVLVLALGLAALVPVRADDLRGR; encoded by the coding sequence ATGGCTGAGGTTTCCGGGCGGGAGACGATCGGGTCGGCTGCGGGGCGCGGGCCGGTACTGGCTTGGGGGCTGTGGGATTGGGGCGGGGCCGCGTTCAACGCGGTGATTCTGACCTTCGTCTTCTCGGTGTATCTGACCGATAAGGTGGGCGAGGATCTGCCCGGGGGAGTGTCGGCGAGCGCCTGGCTGGGCTGGGCACTGGGGCTGGCGGGTTTGGTGGTGGCGTTGACGGCCCCGGTGAGCGGGCAGTTCTTCGATGCCACCGCCAAGCGCAAGCTGTCGCTGGGCGTGCTGACCTCGATCACCGTAATGCTCATGGCCGCAATGTTTTTCGTGCACAAGGACTACCACTACCTGTGGCTGGGCCTGGTGCTGCTCGGTATCGGTTCGGCGACCTTCGAGCTCTCGCATGTGCCGTACAACTCGATGCTGCGTCAGGTCTCCACGCCCGGCACGGTCGGCCGGGTCTCCGGATTCGGCTGGGCCATGGGCTATTTCGGCGGCATCATGCTGCTGCTCATCGTCTATTTCGGCTTCATCTCCGGTAAGGGCGACTACCGCGGACTACTCGGTGTCCCCATCGACGACGGTCTCAATATCCGCCTGGTGGCCCTGGTGGCGGCAGTCTGGTTCGCCGCCTTCGCGGTTCCACTGTTCCTCTTCGTCCCCGAATTACCCCGCACCACCGCCGATCCCGGCGCGGACACCCGCAAAATCACCGACGCCTATCGCGTCCTGTGGCGCGATGTCCGTGAACTCTGGCGCGACGACCGCCGCGCGGTCGGCTTCCTCTTCGCCAGCGCCGTCTTCCGCGACGGCCTGGCGGGTGTCTTCACCTTCGGCGCGGTGCTGGCGGTCCGCGTCTACGGTATCGCCGACTCCGACGTCCTGCTCTTCGGCATAGCCGCGAATGTCGTTGCCGCCCTTGGTGCGATCACCGCGGGCCGCTTCGACGACCGCATCGGCCCCAAACCCGTCATCGTGGTGTCCCTCGCCGCGATGATCGTCTGCGGCCTGGCCCTGCTGGTGGTCTCCGGCCCGCTCATGTTCTGGATCTTCGGCCTGCTGCTCACCGTATTCGTCGGCCCCGCACAGTCTTCGGCGCGTACCTTCCTGGTGCGCCTCACCAAGCCGGGCCGCGAAGGCCAGATGTTCGGCCTCTACGCCACCACCGGCCGTGCCGTATCCTTCCTGGCCCCTATCCTTTTCGGTTTCTTCGTCTGGGCATTCGGCTCGGAGCGCGCGGGTATTATCGGCATTGTCCTGGTATTGGCGCTGGGCCTGGCCGCGCTGGTCCCGGTGCGGGCGGATGATCTCCGAGGTCGCTGA
- a CDS encoding aldose epimerase family protein, whose protein sequence is MSDANVDLAAGDARMSVDTGTGRVTSFRIGEHEVLTPGAHFGEFPMAPWCGRMRDGVLTWRGTVHEFPRNDGPHAIHGLVRQHPWEIRGHSEASIVLTQRLAPPWPFPGEVTRSIELTPESASFGMTVTAESEPFPAQAGWHPWFARRLNTGGDLELDFEPAWQEHRGPDHLPDGTRIPPLPGPRDDCFGMPDGVRATLTWPGALELTVTSPLEWVVIYDMPADSVCVEPQSGPPDGLNTLPRAVTPESPLRCAMRWRWRSLEGVE, encoded by the coding sequence ATGAGCGACGCGAATGTCGATCTGGCAGCGGGCGATGCGCGCATGAGCGTCGATACCGGAACCGGGCGGGTTACGTCCTTCCGAATCGGCGAGCACGAGGTACTCACTCCAGGAGCGCATTTCGGCGAATTCCCGATGGCCCCGTGGTGCGGGCGGATGCGGGACGGGGTACTCACCTGGCGCGGCACCGTCCACGAGTTTCCGCGCAATGACGGACCCCATGCCATTCACGGACTGGTACGTCAGCATCCGTGGGAGATTCGCGGCCACTCGGAGGCGAGCATCGTGCTGACGCAACGACTCGCACCGCCGTGGCCGTTCCCGGGCGAAGTCACCCGGTCGATCGAGCTCACGCCGGAGTCCGCGTCCTTCGGTATGACCGTCACAGCGGAGTCGGAACCCTTTCCGGCACAAGCCGGTTGGCATCCGTGGTTCGCCCGGCGCTTGAATACCGGCGGCGACCTGGAATTGGATTTCGAGCCCGCCTGGCAGGAGCATCGCGGCCCGGACCATCTGCCCGACGGCACCCGCATCCCGCCGCTGCCCGGCCCCCGGGACGACTGCTTCGGTATGCCCGATGGCGTGCGGGCCACGCTGACCTGGCCCGGGGCACTCGAACTGACGGTGACCAGTCCGCTGGAGTGGGTCGTCATCTACGACATGCCCGCGGACAGCGTCTGTGTCGAACCACAGTCCGGTCCGCCCGACGGCCTCAATACCCTGCCGCGGGCGGTCACCCCCGAGTCCCCGCTGCGCTGTGCGATGCGGTGGCGCTGGCGGAGCCTCGAGGGTGTCGAATAA
- a CDS encoding PadR family transcriptional regulator encodes MALEHALLVSLTERASSGYDLARRFDKSIGFFWNATHQQIYRVLKRMEEQGWVTAEAVAQEGRPDKKVYTVSDAGRAELTRWIAEPGDMGPLRNELGVKLRAASLGDTQTIAAEFQRHRDQHAHRLDLYRAFEKKDYPAPDQLSGRTLHQYLVLRGGIRVEEGFLDWCDEVLAALHQDQPASPADSARSQASDPKGTRR; translated from the coding sequence ATGGCCCTCGAACACGCGCTGCTGGTATCGCTGACCGAACGCGCGAGTTCGGGGTACGACCTGGCGCGGCGCTTCGACAAATCCATCGGATTCTTCTGGAACGCCACCCACCAGCAGATCTACCGTGTGCTCAAGCGCATGGAGGAACAGGGTTGGGTCACCGCCGAGGCCGTCGCCCAGGAGGGCCGTCCCGACAAGAAGGTCTACACCGTCAGCGACGCCGGCCGCGCGGAACTCACCCGATGGATCGCCGAACCCGGCGATATGGGCCCGCTGCGCAATGAACTCGGCGTGAAACTGCGCGCCGCCTCGCTCGGCGATACTCAGACCATTGCCGCCGAATTCCAGCGGCACCGCGATCAGCACGCACATCGCCTGGACCTGTACCGCGCCTTCGAGAAGAAGGACTACCCCGCACCGGATCAGCTCTCCGGCCGCACCCTGCACCAGTACCTCGTCCTGCGCGGCGGCATCCGCGTGGAGGAGGGCTTCCTCGACTGGTGCGACGAAGTACTTGCCGCCCTGCATCAAGATCAACCCGCCAGCCCTGCCGACTCAGCCCGGTCGCAGGCGTCCGACCCGAAAGGCACTCGGCGATGA
- a CDS encoding MFS transporter: MTQSLTKSPPTVAAPAVAGSSRRSLAILAVILLGQFMAVIDASIVNVAIPAMRTSLHASGSGLQLIVSGYVIAYAVLLVTGARLGDRFGQRTMFLTGLALFTIASLACGLAWNTPVLIIFRFLQGIGSAAMIPQVMTLIQREFTGNTRARALSAYAAVISGGMVVGQILGGLIVSADLAGTSWRGVFLVNVPIGLVLLAVAPAILPVTVRTERKLDLAGLAVLTPAVLLLVVPLVLGHEQDWPVWTWIALAAAAAGFVGFLRVERWVHKRGGAPLFADQVLRAPGLILTAATLFTVMCTFGGWLFVMAIHLQSTLGYTALHAGLLFLPMGITFALASLNWQRIPERLHATMIPAGLVLAAVTMVIMGLLLRDGADFGPLELTVFGIMGIGFGLSFSPLMARTTGKIPLALAADASGILVTNVQLGTVVGIASFGSVFLSLAGSTTVSASHAVGITAIVEGVTVLAASVLAARAAR, from the coding sequence ATGACACAGAGCCTGACCAAATCCCCACCGACGGTGGCGGCTCCGGCGGTCGCCGGGTCCAGTCGCCGCTCGCTCGCCATTCTCGCCGTGATTCTGCTCGGACAGTTCATGGCCGTCATCGACGCCTCCATTGTCAATGTCGCCATTCCGGCCATGCGGACCTCGTTGCACGCCAGCGGTTCCGGGCTGCAACTGATCGTCTCCGGATATGTGATCGCCTACGCCGTACTGCTGGTGACCGGCGCCCGGCTGGGTGATCGGTTCGGGCAGCGGACCATGTTCCTGACCGGGCTCGCTCTCTTCACCATCGCCTCGCTGGCGTGTGGGCTGGCGTGGAATACCCCGGTGCTCATTATCTTCCGATTCCTGCAGGGCATCGGATCGGCGGCCATGATTCCACAGGTCATGACCTTGATCCAGCGCGAATTCACCGGAAACACGCGGGCCCGGGCACTCTCGGCCTACGCGGCCGTCATCTCCGGCGGCATGGTGGTCGGGCAGATTCTCGGCGGACTCATCGTCAGCGCCGATCTGGCCGGAACCTCCTGGCGCGGAGTGTTTCTGGTGAATGTGCCGATCGGCCTGGTACTGCTGGCCGTCGCACCGGCGATCCTGCCGGTCACCGTCCGCACCGAACGCAAACTGGACCTGGCCGGACTCGCGGTGCTCACCCCGGCGGTGCTGCTGCTGGTGGTACCGCTGGTCCTCGGCCACGAGCAGGACTGGCCGGTGTGGACCTGGATCGCATTGGCCGCCGCCGCAGCGGGATTCGTGGGCTTCCTGCGGGTCGAGCGCTGGGTGCACAAGCGTGGCGGGGCACCGCTCTTCGCCGATCAGGTCCTGCGCGCACCCGGGCTGATACTCACCGCGGCAACACTTTTCACGGTGATGTGCACCTTCGGCGGCTGGCTGTTCGTCATGGCCATCCATCTGCAGAGCACGCTCGGCTACACCGCCCTGCACGCCGGACTGCTGTTCCTGCCCATGGGCATCACCTTCGCCCTGGCCAGCCTGAACTGGCAGCGCATCCCGGAACGGTTGCACGCCACCATGATTCCCGCGGGTCTGGTGCTGGCGGCCGTCACCATGGTGATCATGGGCCTGCTACTGCGTGACGGTGCGGACTTCGGACCGCTCGAACTGACCGTCTTCGGCATAATGGGTATCGGCTTCGGACTCTCGTTCAGCCCGCTCATGGCCCGCACCACCGGCAAGATTCCGCTCGCGCTGGCCGCCGATGCCAGCGGCATCCTGGTCACCAATGTGCAGTTGGGCACCGTGGTCGGTATCGCCAGCTTCGGCTCGGTCTTCCTGAGCCTGGCCGGGAGCACCACCGTCTCGGCCTCGCATGCGGTCGGCATCACGGCCATTGTGGAGGGGGTGACGGTGCTGGCGGCGTCGGTCCTGGCCGCCCGCGCCGCCCGGTGA
- a CDS encoding ferredoxin reductase has product MVGLIDLVEKLTTPHPLDRYLELVRPTFTLRQMRAEITHVRRSAVGSVTLTLRPTRQWQGHVAGQYVQIGVVIDGVRHTRCYSPVNSDRRRDRHIELTVKAHPHGLVSNYLHENAIPGMVVDLAPAAGIFHLPEQRPDRIVLITGGSGITPALSMLRTLATEGYAGKVLFLHYNRSPEYVPHRTELEALALQHNNFRVEMLYPELGTDANFSYDELERLAPWFASAQTYLCGPPGLMKAVRTVYEAEQLADRLHSEEFVLTVAPGDPATAEGEITFSGSGKTIENTGASLLEQAEVAGLTPEYGCRMGICFTCTAVKRTGCTRNLRTGEVDADPDQPIQLCINAPVGDVDIAI; this is encoded by the coding sequence ATGGTTGGACTCATCGACCTCGTGGAGAAACTGACCACCCCGCATCCGCTGGACCGCTACCTGGAGCTGGTCCGGCCCACCTTCACGCTGCGCCAGATGCGCGCGGAGATCACCCATGTGCGCCGCAGTGCGGTCGGCTCGGTGACGCTCACGCTGCGCCCGACCCGGCAGTGGCAGGGGCATGTGGCGGGGCAGTACGTACAGATCGGCGTGGTCATCGACGGTGTGCGCCACACCCGTTGCTATTCACCGGTGAACAGTGACCGCCGCCGCGACAGGCACATCGAACTCACCGTCAAGGCGCATCCGCACGGCCTGGTCTCGAACTACCTGCACGAGAACGCGATTCCCGGCATGGTGGTCGACCTCGCACCCGCGGCAGGGATTTTCCATCTGCCGGAGCAGCGGCCGGACCGGATCGTGCTGATCACCGGCGGCAGCGGCATCACCCCCGCGCTGTCCATGCTGCGTACGCTCGCCACCGAAGGGTATGCGGGCAAAGTGTTGTTCCTGCACTACAACCGTTCACCGGAGTATGTGCCGCATCGCACCGAGCTGGAGGCGCTCGCCCTGCAGCACAACAACTTCCGGGTCGAAATGCTGTACCCCGAGCTCGGCACCGACGCGAATTTCAGCTACGACGAGCTGGAGCGCCTCGCGCCGTGGTTCGCGTCCGCGCAGACCTACCTCTGCGGCCCGCCCGGACTCATGAAGGCCGTGCGCACCGTCTACGAGGCCGAACAGCTGGCCGACCGGCTGCACAGCGAGGAGTTCGTCCTCACCGTCGCGCCCGGCGATCCCGCCACCGCCGAGGGCGAGATTACTTTCTCCGGCAGTGGGAAGACCATCGAGAACACCGGCGCGAGCCTGCTCGAGCAGGCCGAAGTCGCCGGTCTCACCCCCGAATACGGCTGCCGCATGGGGATTTGCTTCACCTGCACGGCCGTCAAACGCACCGGTTGCACCCGCAACCTGCGAACCGGCGAGGTCGACGCGGACCCCGACCAGCCCATCCAACTCTGTATCAACGCCCCCGTCGGGGACGTCGACATCGCTATTTGA
- the galK gene encoding galactokinase → MTKGGSAETAKGDSAELGRDGVWAAPGRVNIIGEHTDYNGGYMLPIALPHTVSCAVTRRADETVRVSSRQQDGGWVAAPIDGLDDASITGWARYPLGVVREFQRRGYRLPGVDLALDGNVPAGAGLSSSAAVECAVAVALRDLFAPGIGDDELVDIAHTAENDYVGVPSGILDQSASIHCTAGHALFLDANTGAREQVPFDLAASELALLVVDTNAPHQLVGGEYAERRTQCERAAAELGVKLLREITDPSAVDRLSDPVLRRRARHVVTENARVLEVVQLLSAGSDPRLIGPTLSAAHASLRDDFEVSTEELDTAVEIACATGAYGARMVGGGFGGSIIALVDAAAVAGIAANIDDGFLRHAFAPPRSFVAIASAGAQRIG, encoded by the coding sequence ATGACGAAGGGCGGCAGCGCCGAAACCGCGAAGGGCGACAGCGCCGAGCTGGGGCGCGATGGCGTGTGGGCCGCGCCGGGGCGGGTGAACATCATCGGGGAGCACACCGATTACAACGGCGGCTATATGCTGCCGATCGCCTTGCCACACACCGTATCCTGCGCGGTAACCCGGCGGGCGGACGAGACCGTGCGGGTATCGTCGCGACAACAGGACGGCGGGTGGGTCGCCGCGCCGATCGACGGATTGGACGATGCCTCGATCACCGGGTGGGCGCGGTATCCACTGGGCGTGGTGCGCGAGTTCCAGCGGCGGGGATATCGACTCCCGGGAGTGGATCTGGCGCTCGACGGCAATGTGCCCGCCGGGGCCGGACTCTCCTCCTCGGCGGCGGTGGAATGCGCTGTGGCGGTGGCACTTCGGGATCTGTTCGCACCGGGGATCGGCGATGACGAACTCGTCGATATCGCGCACACCGCGGAGAACGACTATGTCGGGGTACCCAGCGGGATTCTGGACCAGTCCGCCTCCATCCATTGCACGGCCGGTCATGCGCTCTTCCTCGATGCGAATACCGGTGCGCGCGAACAGGTTCCATTCGATCTGGCAGCCTCGGAGCTGGCACTGCTGGTGGTCGACACCAATGCGCCACACCAGCTGGTCGGCGGTGAGTACGCCGAACGCCGCACCCAATGTGAAAGGGCCGCAGCTGAACTCGGGGTGAAGCTGCTGCGCGAGATCACCGATCCCAGCGCCGTCGATCGACTGAGCGATCCGGTATTGCGCCGTCGCGCCCGGCACGTGGTCACCGAGAACGCGCGCGTGCTCGAGGTCGTCCAACTATTGTCGGCGGGTAGCGATCCGAGACTGATCGGCCCTACCCTCTCCGCGGCGCACGCCTCACTCCGCGACGACTTCGAGGTCTCCACCGAAGAACTCGACACTGCGGTCGAAATAGCCTGTGCCACAGGTGCGTATGGAGCTCGCATGGTCGGCGGCGGCTTCGGCGGCAGTATTATCGCCCTGGTCGACGCGGCAGCCGTGGCGGGTATCGCGGCCAATATCGACGACGGCTTCCTGCGCCACGCCTTCGCCCCGCCGCGCTCCTTCGTCGCAATCGCATCAGCGGGCGCACAACGAATCGGTTGA
- a CDS encoding helix-turn-helix transcriptional regulator: MNSAARNNATATTTGHPVDGDPAERTTPDADPSHREPPGSIAFGPDIGARWSGLSRPAELLTAESAPVAGTDGANPVAADARAVRKTRREELSAFLKSRRARITPQEVGLPVGSRRRTPGLRREEVAQLSGVGVTWYTWLEQGRDIKVSVQVLDAISRTLGLDGVERAHLYALADVPAIPTLHVAEPVLEEIQMILDHLYPLPAVLCSARYDVLAHNGAYAALFPGFLVGTKNILRKVFLTPACCNPYTANKEYLGRMVGYLRAAYVKNLHDPVWVDFIDQMCSDSPLFAELWARNDVGFPVGRTRAIRNLVTKDVDMIMTSMSLPSIVGAWVQIMTPADEDGWTALRALLAMSVEERERPWLEHFAESHSGAPA; encoded by the coding sequence GTGAACTCCGCAGCCAGGAATAACGCGACCGCGACGACCACCGGTCACCCGGTGGACGGTGACCCGGCCGAGCGCACCACCCCGGACGCGGATCCGTCGCACCGCGAGCCGCCCGGCTCGATCGCCTTCGGACCGGATATCGGCGCGCGCTGGAGTGGGTTGTCCCGCCCCGCCGAATTGCTCACCGCCGAATCCGCTCCGGTCGCGGGTACGGATGGGGCGAATCCCGTTGCGGCTGATGCGCGAGCCGTGCGCAAGACGCGGCGCGAGGAGTTGTCCGCGTTCTTGAAGTCGCGGCGGGCTCGGATCACGCCGCAGGAGGTGGGGCTGCCGGTGGGATCGCGGCGGCGCACGCCCGGGTTGCGGCGCGAGGAGGTCGCACAGCTCTCGGGGGTGGGGGTCACCTGGTACACGTGGCTGGAGCAGGGCCGCGATATCAAGGTGAGTGTGCAGGTGCTGGATGCCATTTCACGCACGCTGGGCCTGGACGGGGTGGAGCGCGCGCACCTGTACGCACTGGCCGATGTGCCCGCGATTCCCACACTGCACGTGGCCGAGCCGGTGCTGGAGGAAATACAGATGATTCTGGATCATCTGTACCCGCTGCCCGCGGTGCTCTGCTCCGCGCGCTATGACGTGCTCGCCCACAACGGCGCCTACGCCGCGCTGTTTCCCGGCTTCCTCGTCGGGACCAAGAACATTCTGCGGAAGGTGTTCCTCACGCCCGCGTGCTGTAATCCGTATACCGCGAACAAGGAGTACCTGGGGCGGATGGTCGGCTACCTGCGCGCCGCCTACGTCAAGAATCTGCACGACCCGGTGTGGGTGGACTTCATCGATCAAATGTGTTCGGACAGTCCCTTGTTCGCGGAATTGTGGGCGCGCAACGATGTGGGCTTCCCGGTGGGGCGCACCAGGGCGATTCGCAATCTGGTGACCAAGGATGTGGACATGATCATGACCAGCATGTCGCTGCCGTCGATCGTGGGCGCCTGGGTCCAGATCATGACTCCGGCCGACGAGGACGGCTGGACCGCGCTGCGTGCGCTGCTCGCCATGAGTGTGGAGGAGCGGGAGCGGCCCTGGCTGGAGCATTTCGCCGAATCGCATTCGGGAGCTCCGGCCTGA
- a CDS encoding fatty acid desaturase family protein gives MAMLTETPAGPVVLSREQIEEIGAALDEIRARVTDDLGERDREYIYSIIKAQRGFEIAGRGLMYLGFLPPFWLAGVAALSVSKILDNMEIGHNVMHGQYDWMREPGLNSRVFEWDTVCPSDQWRHSHNYMHHTYTNIHGMDRDIGYGILRVDEAQPWNPLRLGNPVYAFFLMLAFEWGVMGHDLEVENIVQGKRKWLDVKALLKGQIRKAGRQVLKDYVVFPALTGPLFLSTLAGNFTANIVRNLWTFSIIFCGHFPSGVQTFSEEDCAEETQGEWYVRQMLGSANIDGSRLFHIMSGNLSHQIEHHLFPDLPANRYPEIAPEVKALCEKHGLPYNTGSFSQQIGSVWAKLFKLALPPVLAGKPQPAGVIVVRRGQDSEVGV, from the coding sequence ATGGCGATGCTTACCGAAACACCCGCAGGTCCCGTCGTACTGAGCCGCGAGCAGATCGAGGAGATCGGCGCGGCACTCGATGAGATCCGCGCCCGCGTCACCGACGATCTGGGCGAGCGGGATCGCGAATACATCTACTCGATCATCAAGGCGCAGCGCGGTTTCGAGATCGCCGGCCGCGGCCTGATGTACCTGGGCTTCCTGCCGCCGTTCTGGCTGGCGGGCGTGGCCGCGCTGTCGGTCTCGAAGATTCTCGACAATATGGAGATCGGCCACAATGTCATGCACGGCCAGTACGACTGGATGCGTGAACCCGGCCTGAACTCGCGGGTCTTCGAATGGGATACGGTCTGCCCGTCCGATCAGTGGCGGCACTCGCACAACTACATGCACCACACGTACACCAACATCCACGGTATGGACCGCGATATCGGCTACGGCATCCTGCGCGTGGACGAGGCGCAGCCGTGGAATCCGCTGCGGCTGGGCAATCCGGTGTACGCGTTCTTCCTCATGCTGGCGTTCGAATGGGGCGTGATGGGGCACGACCTGGAGGTGGAGAACATCGTCCAGGGCAAGCGTAAGTGGCTGGATGTGAAGGCACTGCTCAAGGGCCAGATCCGCAAGGCCGGTCGGCAGGTGCTCAAGGATTACGTGGTGTTCCCGGCGCTGACCGGGCCGCTGTTCCTGTCCACGCTGGCCGGTAACTTCACCGCCAATATCGTGCGCAACCTGTGGACCTTCTCGATCATCTTCTGCGGTCACTTTCCATCGGGTGTACAGACGTTCTCCGAGGAGGACTGTGCCGAGGAGACCCAGGGTGAGTGGTATGTACGTCAGATGCTGGGGTCGGCCAATATCGACGGCAGCCGCCTGTTTCACATCATGAGCGGCAACCTCTCGCATCAGATCGAGCACCACCTCTTCCCGGATCTGCCCGCCAACCGGTACCCGGAGATCGCGCCCGAGGTGAAGGCGCTGTGCGAGAAGCACGGTCTGCCGTACAACACCGGCAGCTTCAGCCAGCAGATCGGTTCGGTCTGGGCCAAGCTCTTCAAACTCGCACTGCCTCCCGTGCTCGCCGGGAAGCCGCAACCTGCCGGTGTTATCGTGGTGCGCCGGGGGCAGGACAGCGAAGTGGGCGTGTAA
- a CDS encoding TetR family transcriptional regulator → MLIDVSEQAATRVERKERTRAALLDGTLALAADRGFAALSLREIARSAGIVPTAFYRHFTSLDELGTTLVEEGVRQLRLALREMRRTPDARLAETVRFVFEQVDSKTDLWGFLIRERHGGSAALRGAIAVEMQLIVRELVVDLSRVRTLDHWSPEDLELAADLIVATVADRIADYVVATPRERPRIVDRVVLHVRLIALGMGAWDPDAATA, encoded by the coding sequence ATGCTCATCGACGTGAGCGAGCAGGCAGCAACCAGAGTCGAGCGCAAGGAACGCACTCGCGCGGCATTACTGGACGGCACCCTCGCATTGGCCGCCGACCGCGGCTTCGCAGCCCTGAGCCTGCGTGAGATCGCCCGCTCCGCGGGCATCGTCCCCACCGCCTTCTACCGGCACTTCACCTCCCTCGACGAGCTCGGCACCACCCTGGTCGAGGAGGGCGTCCGCCAACTTCGGCTGGCGCTGCGCGAAATGCGCCGCACCCCCGACGCCCGCCTCGCCGAGACCGTCCGCTTCGTCTTCGAACAGGTCGACAGCAAAACCGACCTCTGGGGTTTCCTGATCCGCGAACGCCACGGCGGTTCGGCGGCCCTGCGCGGCGCCATCGCCGTCGAAATGCAGCTCATCGTCCGCGAACTCGTGGTGGACCTGTCCCGGGTGCGCACCCTGGACCACTGGTCCCCCGAAGACCTCGAACTCGCCGCCGACCTCATAGTCGCCACGGTCGCCGACCGCATCGCCGACTATGTCGTAGCCACCCCGCGCGAACGCCCTCGCATCGTCGACCGGGTCGTCCTGCATGTGCGCCTCATCGCGCTCGGCATGGGCGCATGGGACCCGGACGCCGCTACCGCTTAG